One window of uncultured Erythrobacter sp. genomic DNA carries:
- a CDS encoding DUF692 domain-containing protein, with protein sequence MPTHHDTISPFGGFGLGLRRTHYDDFLEHDIPVDFVEVISENYMIEGGRQLRILEQVRAKLPVIIHGVSMSIGSAEGLDADYLAELKQLEQRIEPLWVSDHLCWTRTSAHNSHDLLPMPLTEEGLSAVCANIDSAQEALGRAMLFENPSSYLTFPEDEMSEWEFLTEMTRRTGCYLLLDVNNIYVSARNHGFSAEEYLAGLPLDRVRQIHLAGHDPATAERDIIIDTHDREVSEGVWALYAKAIAMLREPVATMIERDDHIPPLPELLAELERARSIAEEALVPA encoded by the coding sequence ATGCCAACGCATCACGATACGATCTCACCCTTTGGCGGCTTCGGGCTGGGCCTTAGGCGCACGCATTACGACGATTTTCTGGAGCACGACATTCCGGTCGATTTCGTCGAGGTGATCAGCGAGAATTACATGATCGAGGGCGGACGCCAGCTGCGCATTCTGGAGCAGGTGCGCGCGAAATTGCCTGTCATCATTCACGGCGTCTCGATGTCGATCGGGTCTGCCGAGGGTCTGGATGCGGATTATCTGGCGGAGCTTAAACAGCTGGAGCAAAGGATCGAACCGCTCTGGGTGTCCGATCACCTGTGCTGGACCCGCACCAGCGCGCATAACTCGCACGATCTGCTGCCGATGCCGCTCACGGAGGAAGGGCTCTCGGCGGTCTGCGCGAATATCGATTCTGCGCAGGAGGCGCTGGGCCGCGCGATGCTGTTTGAAAATCCGTCCAGCTATCTCACCTTTCCCGAAGACGAGATGAGCGAGTGGGAATTCCTCACCGAAATGACGCGGCGCACAGGCTGCTATCTGCTGCTCGACGTGAACAACATCTATGTCTCGGCCCGCAATCACGGCTTTTCAGCGGAGGAATATCTTGCGGGTTTGCCGCTCGACCGGGTGCGCCAGATACATCTTGCAGGCCATGATCCGGCGACGGCGGAGCGCGACATCATTATCGACACGCATGACCGCGAAGTGAGCGAAGGCGTCTGGGCGCTCTATGCCAAGGCCATCGCCATGCTGCGCGAACCGGTTGCCACCATGATCGAGCGTGACGATCACATCCCTCCTTTGCCCGAACTGCTTGCCGAACTCGAGCGCGCTCGTTCGATTGCTGAAGAGGCGCTGGTCCCCGCATGA
- a CDS encoding DUF2282 domain-containing protein: MKAKSIAGIAGIALTAGIAAGLASTPVAAQGAKERCYGVALAGKNDCAAGPGTSCAGTSTRDYQGNAWTYVDKGTCTSIETPKGNGSLTPIDR; this comes from the coding sequence ATGAAAGCCAAGTCTATTGCCGGGATCGCCGGTATTGCTCTTACCGCCGGTATTGCTGCCGGTCTCGCCTCTACCCCGGTTGCCGCACAAGGCGCAAAAGAGCGCTGCTACGGAGTTGCGCTTGCTGGCAAGAATGACTGCGCTGCCGGCCCCGGCACCAGCTGTGCGGGCACCTCGACCCGCGACTATCAGGGCAATGCCTGGACCTATGTCGACAAGGGCACTTGCACCAGCATCGAAACCCCCAAGGGTAACGGCTCGCTGACCCCGATCGACCGGTAA
- a CDS encoding DoxX family protein: MSLWNRVTGVLSGTVFESIALLFARVALGLIFFRSYQTKVEEGTWFSINEVQYFIFENEFTGLPLPSDIAVPLTTYAEFLFPVLLIAGLFSRLSAAALAVMALVIQIFVFPTWSHFFGWDITVLALAAIIISRGPGLISLDALLSRFTGNKAA; encoded by the coding sequence ATGTCTCTTTGGAACCGCGTAACCGGTGTGCTTTCGGGCACAGTGTTTGAAAGCATCGCCTTGCTTTTTGCCCGCGTCGCGCTGGGCCTGATCTTTTTCCGGTCATACCAGACCAAGGTCGAGGAAGGCACATGGTTCTCGATCAACGAAGTCCAGTACTTCATCTTCGAGAACGAGTTTACCGGCCTTCCGCTGCCATCCGACATTGCGGTGCCGCTGACGACCTATGCCGAGTTTCTGTTCCCGGTCCTGCTTATCGCTGGCCTGTTCAGCCGCCTTTCGGCCGCTGCGCTCGCAGTGATGGCACTGGTGATCCAGATCTTCGTGTTCCCGACATGGAGCCATTTCTTCGGCTGGGACATTACCGTGCTCGCACTGGCGGCCATCATCATCAGCCGCGGACCGGGCCTTATCAGCCTCGACGCGCTGCTGAGCCGTTTTACCGGCAACAAGGCCGCCTGA
- a CDS encoding sigma-70 family RNA polymerase sigma factor: MVADEPTLARLMAATQDGDKAAGNVLLSEVGLWLERYFRRRVPPHSIDDLVQDVLIAFYTKRASWDPARPFLPWLAAIARYRWVDHLRKVYKHDSKELMEDDAAQDSDEEVVMARVSLDRLFGQLPDKQAEVIEMVKIEGLSIREAAEKTGQSESLVKVNIHRGLKKLATMVEKAD; this comes from the coding sequence ATGGTAGCTGACGAACCCACCCTCGCCCGCCTCATGGCAGCGACACAGGACGGCGATAAAGCCGCCGGTAATGTGTTGCTGTCCGAGGTCGGGCTCTGGCTGGAGCGGTATTTCCGCCGCCGCGTTCCGCCGCACTCGATCGATGATCTGGTGCAGGATGTGCTGATCGCGTTTTACACCAAGCGGGCGAGCTGGGATCCGGCGCGCCCGTTCCTGCCGTGGCTGGCGGCGATTGCGCGCTATCGCTGGGTCGATCACCTGCGCAAAGTCTACAAGCACGACAGCAAGGAACTGATGGAAGACGATGCGGCGCAGGACAGCGATGAAGAAGTTGTCATGGCCCGCGTCAGCCTTGACCGGTTGTTCGGACAATTGCCCGACAAACAGGCCGAGGTGATCGAAATGGTCAAGATTGAAGGCCTCTCTATCCGCGAGGCCGCCGAAAAGACCGGGCAAAGCGAAAGCTTGGTCAAAGTGAATATCCATCGCGGCCTTAAGAAGCTGGCCACCATGGTTGAGAAAGCTGATTGA
- a CDS encoding DUF1109 domain-containing protein yields MKNYDSREKLIAALTEELELVSRVTPTQGMMLIAFATLIAAAASIAGFEFWSGMLTGEASGFFWITNGLLLVLGLASTGALVAGALPRVGARGNAPEWSALMLAVVPLAAVLVLASGGAGHEHASLASPTLWYWPCAAASVSAAMLVGVAAVLFLRRGAPVSIERSGWLTGLSAGALGTLAYGITCPLDSLGHVGIVHVLPVAISAVIGRLVVPPLIRW; encoded by the coding sequence ATGAAGAATTACGATAGCCGCGAAAAGCTGATTGCAGCGCTGACAGAAGAATTGGAGCTGGTAAGCCGGGTGACGCCGACGCAAGGCATGATGCTGATTGCCTTTGCGACGCTGATTGCGGCAGCCGCCTCGATTGCGGGCTTCGAATTCTGGAGCGGCATGCTGACCGGCGAGGCCTCGGGCTTTTTCTGGATCACCAATGGCTTGCTCCTTGTGCTGGGACTGGCAAGCACCGGCGCGCTGGTCGCAGGCGCGTTGCCGCGTGTCGGCGCGCGCGGGAATGCCCCCGAATGGTCGGCTCTTATGCTGGCTGTGGTGCCGCTCGCAGCTGTGCTGGTGCTGGCATCGGGCGGAGCGGGTCATGAACATGCAAGCCTCGCCAGTCCGACTTTGTGGTACTGGCCGTGCGCGGCGGCTTCGGTGAGCGCGGCGATGCTGGTCGGTGTCGCTGCGGTGCTGTTCCTACGCCGCGGCGCTCCGGTTTCAATCGAGCGTTCCGGCTGGCTCACAGGGCTTTCCGCAGGAGCCTTGGGCACGCTGGCTTATGGTATCACATGTCCGCTGGATTCGCTGGGCCATGTCGGGATCGTGCATGTCTTGCCAGTTGCGATTTCGGCGGTGATCGGCCGTCTGGTCGTGCCCCCGCTGATCCGCTGGTAG
- the ispG gene encoding flavodoxin-dependent (E)-4-hydroxy-3-methylbut-2-enyl-diphosphate synthase produces the protein MNAIRPWRTIERRECRQIMVGDVPIGGDAPIAVQTMTNTPTEDAVATIDQIRRCEDAGCDIIRVSCPTEESTKAFSKITKAARIPVVADIHFHYKRALEAADGGAACLRINPGNIGSSQRVAEVVRAAKANGCAIRIGVNAGSLEKDLLEKYGEPCPEALIESALDHIKLLQDHDFHDFKVAVKASDVFLAVAAYHGLAEAVDCPLHLGITEAGGLIGGTVKSSIGMGSLLWAGIGDTIRVSLSAEPEQEVKVGYEILKALGLRTRGVRVVSCPSCSRQGFDVIRTVEALEKRLEHIKTPMSLSVLGCVVNGPGEARETDIGLTGGGSGKHMVYLSGVKAHTVDDEDTLDHIVKLVEEKAAKIEAGDEVAFDPHAKPMEAAE, from the coding sequence ATGAACGCAATCCGCCCTTGGCGCACAATCGAACGGCGCGAATGCCGCCAGATCATGGTCGGCGATGTGCCGATTGGCGGCGATGCGCCGATTGCGGTGCAGACCATGACCAACACGCCGACAGAGGATGCGGTGGCGACGATCGACCAGATCCGCCGCTGCGAGGATGCCGGGTGTGACATCATCCGCGTCTCGTGCCCGACCGAGGAATCGACCAAGGCCTTCTCCAAGATCACCAAGGCCGCGCGCATCCCGGTGGTTGCCGATATCCACTTCCACTACAAACGCGCCCTCGAAGCCGCCGATGGCGGCGCCGCCTGCCTGCGCATCAACCCCGGCAATATCGGATCATCCCAGCGCGTTGCCGAGGTTGTCCGCGCGGCCAAGGCCAATGGCTGCGCGATCCGCATCGGCGTGAACGCAGGGTCGCTGGAAAAGGACTTGCTGGAGAAGTATGGCGAGCCCTGCCCTGAGGCTCTGATCGAAAGCGCGCTCGACCATATCAAGCTGTTGCAGGACCACGACTTCCACGACTTCAAGGTGGCGGTGAAAGCCAGCGATGTGTTCCTAGCGGTCGCCGCCTATCACGGTCTGGCCGAAGCGGTGGACTGCCCGCTGCATCTTGGCATCACCGAAGCGGGCGGTCTGATCGGCGGGACGGTCAAGTCCAGCATCGGCATGGGTTCGCTGCTATGGGCCGGGATCGGCGACACGATCCGCGTCTCGCTTTCAGCTGAACCGGAGCAAGAGGTGAAGGTCGGCTACGAGATACTCAAAGCGCTCGGCCTGCGCACACGCGGCGTGCGCGTCGTCTCCTGTCCGAGTTGCTCGCGCCAGGGCTTCGACGTGATCCGCACGGTTGAGGCGTTGGAAAAGCGGCTCGAACACATCAAGACCCCGATGAGCCTCTCGGTGCTCGGCTGCGTGGTCAATGGCCCGGGCGAAGCGCGCGAGACCGATATCGGCCTTACCGGCGGCGGATCGGGCAAGCACATGGTCTACCTCTCCGGCGTCAAGGCGCACACGGTCGATGACGAAGACACGCTCGACCACATCGTGAAGCTGGTCGAAGAAAAGGCCGCGAAGATCGAGGCCGGTGACGAAGTCGCCTTCGACCCGCATGCAAAGCCAATGGAGGCCGCCGAATGA
- a CDS encoding thioredoxin family protein — MIRPIIAGLAAALLLVGCATVADTVAHSAHDYPEARSYVVSDNAMADVDAALALAAESEKRVLLVMGANWCHDSRALAGWLETERFAALVEAEYELVFVNIGTPQSEGDGHNLHIARRFGLDDLPGTPNLLVVTAAAELVNADTATTWRNAASREEDAIYDELVTLADAPVPHATASDEAI, encoded by the coding sequence ATGATCCGCCCCATTATCGCAGGCCTCGCCGCCGCGCTCCTGCTGGTCGGCTGTGCAACCGTCGCAGACACTGTGGCGCATAGCGCGCATGACTACCCCGAGGCGCGCTCCTACGTTGTCTCCGACAATGCGATGGCCGATGTCGACGCCGCGCTCGCCCTCGCTGCCGAGAGCGAGAAACGCGTGTTGCTCGTCATGGGCGCCAACTGGTGCCACGACAGCCGCGCGCTCGCCGGATGGCTGGAGACGGAGCGCTTCGCCGCGCTGGTCGAAGCCGAATACGAGCTGGTCTTCGTCAATATCGGCACCCCGCAGTCAGAGGGCGACGGGCACAACCTGCACATCGCCCGCCGCTTCGGCCTTGACGACCTGCCCGGTACGCCCAACCTGCTGGTCGTCACCGCCGCCGCAGAGCTGGTCAACGCCGACACCGCCACCACCTGGCGCAACGCCGCCAGCCGCGAAGAAGACGCGATCTATGACGAGCTGGTGACGCTGGCGGACGCTCCTGTCCCACATGCCACCGCTTCTGACGAGGCAATCTAG
- a CDS encoding histone deacetylase yields MAPRPERGTFKFDKYYLVMEALREYGRESGAPITEHAPEPAPREWLEAVHDPAYVEEVFTASVPREKERRIGFPVTERIRDRVRHTNGGTWLAAKLAKEHGYAANSAAGSHHALADTGAGYCVFNDLAVASNRLLAERDASRILIVDLDVHQGDGTASLTAGREDIFTLSLHAEKNFPARKARSSRDVGLPDGMDDDGYMEALDAHLPGIIDSFAPDLVLYQAGIDPHVDDALGRLSLTDAGLERRDRYVVAQARSRGIAIASALGGGYGDDQRAVSERHARSMLAMADENIRHSQAVSQPVSQRAR; encoded by the coding sequence ATGGCACCGCGTCCGGAGCGCGGGACGTTCAAGTTTGACAAGTACTACCTCGTGATGGAGGCCCTTCGCGAGTATGGGCGCGAGAGCGGCGCCCCCATCACCGAGCACGCCCCCGAGCCCGCGCCGCGCGAATGGCTCGAGGCGGTCCATGATCCCGCCTATGTCGAGGAGGTCTTCACAGCCTCGGTCCCGCGCGAGAAGGAGCGCCGGATTGGCTTCCCTGTGACAGAGCGCATCCGCGACAGGGTACGCCACACCAATGGCGGCACATGGCTCGCGGCGAAGCTGGCGAAGGAGCACGGCTATGCCGCGAACTCCGCCGCTGGAAGCCACCACGCGCTGGCCGACACAGGCGCAGGCTATTGCGTGTTCAACGACCTTGCCGTGGCCTCTAATCGCCTACTTGCAGAACGCGATGCAAGCCGCATCCTGATCGTCGATCTCGACGTGCATCAGGGCGACGGCACCGCCAGCCTGACCGCAGGCCGCGAGGACATTTTCACGCTCTCACTCCATGCCGAGAAGAACTTCCCTGCTCGCAAGGCCCGCTCAAGCCGCGATGTCGGCCTGCCCGACGGCATGGATGATGACGGCTATATGGAGGCGCTCGATGCGCATCTGCCCGGCATCATTGACAGTTTTGCACCCGACCTCGTGCTCTATCAGGCGGGTATCGATCCGCATGTCGATGACGCGCTCGGCAGACTGTCATTGACCGATGCCGGACTTGAACGCCGCGATCGCTATGTGGTGGCGCAGGCGCGATCTCGCGGGATCGCCATCGCTTCTGCACTGGGCGGCGGTTACGGCGATGACCAGCGCGCGGTGAGCGAGCGCCATGCGCGCTCGATGCTGGCGATGGCCGACGAGAATATACGGCATTCACAAGCCGTGTCTCAGCCGGTGTCGCAACGCGCTCGATGA